One region of Syntrophobacter fumaroxidans MPOB genomic DNA includes:
- the dapB gene encoding 4-hydroxy-tetrahydrodipicolinate reductase, whose translation MVRAAVAGIAGRMGSRIAQLIRETDGIELAGGFEHSGHQAVNREISEIIGGSPTGLKVTSHIAQVLDTVDVVLDFTLAAASLEHLRQASARGKAMVIGSTGFAREQLEEAEKLAGRVPCVISPNMSMGVNVLFKVVGDVARLLGESFDVEIIEAHHRLKKDAPSGTALKLAQVAAGALGRNLEEVGVYARRGLIGERTGNEIGIQTIRGGDIVGEHTVMFAGSGERIEIVHRAQSRDNFARGAIRAALWVVRQPPGLYGMDHVLGMK comes from the coding sequence ATGGTTCGCGCTGCGGTTGCCGGGATAGCCGGCAGAATGGGCTCCAGAATCGCCCAGTTGATCCGTGAAACGGACGGCATCGAGCTGGCGGGTGGTTTCGAACATTCGGGCCATCAGGCCGTGAACAGGGAAATCAGCGAGATCATCGGTGGTTCGCCCACCGGGCTGAAAGTGACAAGCCACATCGCACAAGTGCTCGACACCGTCGACGTCGTGCTCGACTTCACTCTTGCGGCCGCGTCTCTTGAGCACCTGAGGCAGGCGTCCGCCAGGGGAAAAGCGATGGTGATCGGGTCCACGGGATTCGCCAGGGAACAGTTGGAGGAAGCCGAAAAACTCGCCGGAAGAGTGCCGTGCGTGATTTCCCCCAACATGAGTATGGGCGTGAACGTTCTGTTCAAGGTGGTGGGGGACGTGGCCCGGCTCCTGGGTGAGAGTTTCGACGTGGAGATCATCGAGGCCCATCACCGGCTCAAGAAGGACGCTCCGAGCGGGACCGCCCTGAAGTTGGCCCAGGTGGCGGCGGGGGCGCTCGGCAGGAATCTTGAGGAAGTCGGTGTCTATGCGCGCCGGGGCTTGATCGGGGAGCGGACCGGCAATGAGATCGGCATCCAAACCATTCGCGGCGGTGACATCGTCGGGGAGCACACGGTGATGTTCGCCGGCTCGGGTGAAAGGATCGAAATCGTTCACCGCGCTCAGAGCCGGGACAACTTCGCCAGGGGCGCCATCCGGGCCGCTCTGTGGGTAGTCCGTCAGCCCCCGGGGCTTTACGGCATGGACCACGTTTTGGGCATGAAGTGA
- the dapF gene encoding diaminopimelate epimerase produces MPVENERTRFLKMTGSGNDFIVLDNRAQGISPEQGRELARLACRRKLSVGADGLILIENDPEVDFRWRFFNADGSEAEMCGNGARCAARFAHIKGIVAKSRMSFRTLAGIIEAEIKEPRVKIRMTPPHGLEPDLNVEAEQRSFRLHFINTGVPHVVCFLENDRALEEMNVFHWGRLLRHHRRFQPAGSNVNFALVEDANHMAIRTYERGVEDETLACGTGSIASALVAAAKGMVQSPVEVRTRSGETLTIYFDNPSTGAAAEFSQVYLEGDAKVVYEAELWKETLRE; encoded by the coding sequence ATGCCCGTTGAAAACGAACGGACCCGCTTTCTAAAGATGACCGGGAGCGGGAATGACTTCATCGTGCTCGACAACCGCGCTCAGGGGATCAGCCCTGAGCAGGGGCGGGAACTGGCGCGCCTGGCCTGTCGCAGGAAACTTTCGGTGGGCGCCGACGGGTTGATCCTCATCGAAAACGACCCCGAGGTCGATTTCAGATGGCGCTTTTTCAACGCGGATGGAAGCGAGGCGGAGATGTGCGGCAACGGCGCGCGCTGCGCCGCCAGGTTCGCTCATATCAAGGGGATTGTCGCCAAATCCCGCATGTCCTTCCGGACTCTGGCGGGAATCATCGAGGCGGAGATCAAGGAACCGCGAGTCAAGATCCGAATGACTCCGCCCCATGGTCTGGAACCGGACCTGAATGTCGAGGCCGAACAGCGCTCGTTTCGTCTTCATTTCATCAATACCGGCGTGCCGCACGTCGTATGCTTCCTCGAGAACGACCGGGCGCTCGAGGAGATGAACGTATTCCATTGGGGGCGTCTGCTGCGTCACCACCGGCGATTTCAACCCGCCGGCTCCAACGTCAATTTCGCCCTCGTGGAAGACGCGAACCACATGGCGATCCGCACCTACGAGCGAGGGGTCGAAGACGAGACGCTGGCGTGCGGAACGGGCTCCATCGCCTCCGCGCTGGTCGCCGCCGCCAAGGGCATGGTGCAATCGCCGGTGGAGGTTCGGACGAGAAGTGGAGAAACCCTGACCATCTATTTTGACAACCCGTCCACCGGGGCCGCGGCGGAGTTCTCACAGGTATACCTGGAAGGCGACGCGAAAGTGGTCTACGAGGCGGAACTTTGGAAAGAAACATTGAGGGAATAG
- the lysA gene encoding diaminopimelate decarboxylase: MHHFHYHNDELYCERVPLRELAARVGTPCYVYSHATLLHHFTVFDSAFEGVPHLTCFSVKANSNLAVLRLFGSLGGGVDIVSGGELYRARQAGIAPDKIVYSGVGKTLEEIDYALRENILMFNIESTQELEAINARAAAFGCRARIALRVNPDVDPNTHPYISTGMKKNKFGIEIDSAVKAYERARSLDHVEVVGVDCHIGSQLTEISPFVDALKRLRLLIEKLEAVGITIQYLDLGGGLGIVYDQEAPPEPREYARAILRELKGMHCTLIFEPGRVIVGNAGVLLARVLYTKRTQSKSFIITDTAMNDLIRPSLYGSYHQVQPLRRQSRESHIVDVVGPICESGDFIAKDRGLPMVESGDFLAVMSAGAYGFTMSSNYNSRPRAAEVLVKDDRYFVIRRRETWDDLIQCETIPAFLSSDKQPA, from the coding sequence ATGCACCATTTCCACTATCACAACGATGAGCTTTACTGCGAACGGGTTCCCCTGCGCGAACTGGCTGCGCGCGTGGGAACTCCATGCTACGTTTACAGCCACGCCACGCTGCTCCATCACTTCACGGTGTTCGACTCGGCGTTCGAGGGCGTGCCCCACCTGACCTGTTTCTCGGTCAAGGCCAATTCCAACCTGGCGGTACTGCGGCTGTTCGGTTCCCTTGGTGGCGGGGTCGACATCGTTTCGGGCGGTGAGCTCTATCGAGCCCGACAAGCGGGGATAGCTCCGGATAAGATCGTTTATTCCGGGGTGGGCAAGACCCTGGAGGAAATCGACTACGCACTGCGGGAAAACATCCTGATGTTCAACATCGAATCCACGCAGGAACTGGAGGCCATCAACGCGCGGGCCGCCGCTTTCGGGTGCCGGGCACGCATCGCACTGCGGGTCAACCCCGACGTCGATCCCAACACCCACCCGTATATTTCCACGGGAATGAAAAAGAACAAATTCGGAATCGAGATCGACAGCGCGGTCAAAGCATACGAACGCGCCAGGAGCCTCGACCATGTCGAGGTGGTCGGTGTCGACTGCCACATCGGGAGCCAATTGACCGAAATCTCGCCGTTTGTGGATGCGCTCAAGCGGCTGCGCTTGCTGATCGAGAAGCTCGAGGCGGTCGGAATCACGATCCAATACCTCGATCTGGGCGGCGGACTCGGTATCGTTTACGACCAGGAGGCCCCCCCGGAGCCGCGCGAATATGCCCGAGCCATTCTGCGGGAGCTGAAGGGAATGCATTGCACATTGATTTTCGAACCGGGGCGCGTTATCGTCGGCAACGCAGGGGTTTTGCTGGCCAGAGTGCTCTACACCAAGAGAACGCAGAGCAAGAGCTTCATCATCACCGATACGGCCATGAACGATCTGATCCGCCCCAGCCTGTACGGTTCCTATCACCAGGTCCAACCATTGCGGAGACAGAGCAGGGAAAGCCACATTGTGGATGTTGTGGGGCCGATTTGCGAATCGGGGGATTTCATCGCCAAGGACCGGGGACTGCCCATGGTCGAATCGGGAGACTTCCTGGCGGTCATGAGCGCAGGCGCCTACGGGTTCACCATGTCGTCGAACTACAATTCGAGGCCGCGGGCCGCGGAGGTATTGGTCAAGGACGACCGGTATTTTGTGATAAGAAGACGGGAGACCTGGGACGATTTGATCCAGTGCGAAACCATTCCCGCTTTCTTGAGCTCGGACAAACAGCCGGCCTGA
- a CDS encoding LL-diaminopimelate aminotransferase encodes MAFVKAERLKLLPPYLFQEIDRLKAELTAKGVDVINLGVGDPDLPTPDHIIARLKTAAEDPSTHQYPSYSGMNDFKVSVAGWYKRRFGVELDPLSEVLTLIGSKEGLAHFPLAVINPGDLALVPTPAYPVYHVATMFAGGESYFMPLVRENGFLPDLDSIPADVARRAKVMFINYPNNPTGATAERDFFEKVIAFAREYDVIVCHDAAYTEMAFGGYRPLSFLELPGAGEVGVEFHSLSKTYNMTGWRLGFAVGNADILAGLGQVKSNIDSGAFNAVQWAGITALEGDQGCVVEMQRIYKERLDILIEGLKRIGLHPEVPRATFYVWCPTPPGYSSKDFSSLLLREAGIVATPGSGFGAPGEGYIRMALTVDKERVREAVERMRKLSF; translated from the coding sequence ATGGCATTCGTCAAAGCGGAACGGTTGAAACTCCTTCCCCCCTACCTCTTCCAGGAAATCGACCGGCTCAAAGCCGAGCTCACAGCCAAGGGCGTGGACGTCATCAACCTGGGCGTCGGGGATCCGGACCTTCCGACTCCCGACCACATTATCGCAAGGCTCAAGACAGCCGCCGAAGACCCGTCCACCCATCAATATCCTTCTTACTCCGGCATGAACGATTTCAAGGTGAGCGTCGCGGGGTGGTATAAGCGCCGGTTCGGCGTGGAGCTCGATCCCTTGAGCGAAGTATTGACCTTGATCGGTTCCAAGGAAGGGCTCGCTCACTTCCCGCTGGCGGTGATCAATCCCGGGGATCTCGCCCTGGTACCCACTCCGGCGTATCCGGTCTATCATGTGGCGACGATGTTCGCCGGGGGAGAATCCTACTTCATGCCCCTGGTGCGGGAGAACGGGTTCCTGCCCGATCTGGACTCCATCCCCGCGGACGTGGCCAGACGGGCCAAAGTCATGTTTATCAATTATCCCAACAACCCTACAGGGGCCACCGCCGAGCGGGATTTCTTCGAAAAGGTCATTGCGTTTGCCCGCGAATACGACGTGATTGTGTGCCATGACGCCGCCTATACGGAAATGGCTTTCGGCGGCTACCGGCCGCTGAGTTTCCTGGAGCTCCCCGGCGCCGGAGAAGTCGGCGTCGAATTCCATTCCCTTTCAAAGACCTATAACATGACCGGCTGGAGGCTGGGATTTGCGGTCGGGAACGCGGACATCCTGGCGGGACTCGGCCAGGTGAAGAGCAACATCGATTCCGGGGCGTTCAACGCCGTCCAGTGGGCCGGCATCACGGCACTCGAAGGCGACCAGGGCTGCGTCGTCGAAATGCAGCGGATTTACAAGGAACGCCTGGACATCCTCATCGAAGGCCTGAAACGCATCGGGTTGCATCCCGAGGTGCCCAGGGCGACTTTCTATGTCTGGTGTCCGACGCCTCCGGGCTATTCGTCCAAGGATTTTTCGTCCCTGCTGTTGAGAGAAGCGGGCATCGTGGCGACGCCCGGAAGCGGCTTCGGGGCGCCGGGTGAAGGATACATCCGCATGGCGCTCACGGTGGACAAAGAGCGGGTCCGGGAAGCGGTCGAACGGATGCGGAAGTTGTCTTTTTGA
- the dapA gene encoding 4-hydroxy-tetrahydrodipicolinate synthase — protein MFQGAMVAIVTPFKAGQVDEETFRNLIEFQIANGTHGIVPCGTTGESATLSFNEHERVIEIAVEQVDKRVPVIAGTGSNNTEEAIRLTKHAKNAGADGALLISPYYNKPTQEGLYRHYEKIAKAVDIPLVPYNIPGRTAVNMEPDTIARLAKIDNIVAIKEAAGSMKQITDIIARCGDELVVLSGEDFLTFPLLCVGGKGVISVVSNIAPADMANLCNLFLGGDFDAARKLYYRLLPLCHGLFYETNPAPVKAALAMMNKIPSDELRLPLAPMSPANRLRLRQDLQAYGLI, from the coding sequence ATGTTTCAGGGCGCGATGGTGGCAATAGTGACACCGTTCAAAGCCGGTCAGGTGGACGAAGAGACGTTCCGCAACCTGATTGAATTCCAGATCGCCAATGGAACCCACGGCATTGTGCCTTGCGGAACCACCGGCGAATCGGCGACGCTCAGCTTCAATGAACACGAGCGCGTCATCGAAATCGCCGTGGAGCAGGTCGACAAACGTGTTCCGGTTATCGCCGGGACTGGCTCCAACAACACCGAGGAAGCCATCCGCCTGACGAAACATGCCAAGAACGCCGGAGCCGATGGGGCATTGCTGATCAGTCCTTATTACAACAAGCCGACGCAGGAAGGTTTGTATCGTCATTACGAGAAAATCGCCAAAGCGGTCGATATCCCTCTGGTGCCGTACAATATTCCCGGTCGGACGGCCGTCAATATGGAACCGGATACGATCGCGCGGCTCGCGAAAATCGATAACATCGTGGCCATCAAGGAAGCCGCGGGGAGCATGAAGCAGATCACGGACATCATTGCGCGGTGCGGAGACGAGCTGGTTGTGCTGTCCGGAGAGGACTTCCTCACCTTTCCCCTGCTGTGCGTGGGCGGCAAGGGCGTCATATCCGTGGTCTCCAACATCGCCCCGGCGGACATGGCCAATCTGTGCAACCTGTTCCTCGGCGGCGATTTCGACGCCGCGCGGAAGCTGTACTACCGGCTGCTGCCGCTCTGCCACGGGCTCTTCTACGAGACGAACCCGGCTCCGGTCAAAGCCGCGCTGGCCATGATGAACAAGATCCCGAGCGATGAGTTGCGCCTGCCTCTGGCCCCCATGTCACCGGCCAACAGGCTGCGTCTCCGCCAGGATCTCCAGGCTTACGGACTGATCTAG